The following proteins are co-located in the Prinia subflava isolate CZ2003 ecotype Zambia chromosome 16, Cam_Psub_1.2, whole genome shotgun sequence genome:
- the SMIM33 gene encoding small integral membrane protein 33 translates to MNASVPGSQLRQPEPQDVAAFTPVSILKSVTKRSDALPMISVIVAAFVLLAVLIILAVHYGPQLRTVHITLYHEPMPQHMDSVLLTDWRQLGSLGMLPGRDLPGMGSAGVTCHCSCSRHLPHGSAEPNVIEITYL, encoded by the coding sequence ATGAATGCCTCGGTGCCCGGCAGCCAGCTGAGACAGCCCGAGCCCCAGGACGTGGCCGCCTTCACCCCCGTCTCCATCCTCAAGAGCGTGACGAAGAGATCGGACGCGCTGCCCATGATCTCGGTGATCGTCGCCGCCTTCGTGCTGCTGGCCGTGCTCATCATCCTGGCCGTGCACTACGGCCCGCAGCTGCGCACCGTGCACATCACGCTCTACCACGAGCCCATGCCCCAGCACATGGACAGCGTGCTCCTCACAGACTGGAGGCAGCTGGGCTCCCTCGGGATGCTGCCGGGCCGGGATCTGCCTGGCATGGGCTCGGCTGGAGTGAcctgccactgctcctgcagccgcCACCTTCCCCACGGGAGTGCTGAGCCCAATGTCATCGAGATCACCTAcctgtga